DNA sequence from the Narcine bancroftii isolate sNarBan1 chromosome 11, sNarBan1.hap1, whole genome shotgun sequence genome:
cctcccccctctatccctcccccctctatccctcccccctctatccctcccccctctatccctcccccctctatccctcccccctctatccctcccccctctatccctcccccctctatccctcccccctctatccctcccccctctatccctcccccctctatccctcccccctctatccctcccccctctatccctcccccctctatccctcccccctctatccctcccccctctatccctcccccctctatccctcccccctctatccctcccccctctatccctcccccctctatccctcccccctctatccctcccccctctatccctcccccctctatccctcccccctctatccctcccccctctatccctcccccctctatccctcccccctctatccctcccccctctatccctcccccctctatccctcccccctctatccctcccccctctatccctcccccctctatccctcccccctctatccctcccccctctatccctcccccctctatccctcccccctctatccctcccccctcccccctctatccctccccccctctatccctccccccctctatccctccccccctctatccctccccccctctatccctccccccctctatccctccccccctctatccctccccccaTACCCGtcccccctctatccctccccccaaacccctccccctctcccattccctccccctgCTTTACTCCCACCACCATTACTTcgcaccccccccaacccttgtCCTCTCTTACCCTCATACTGCCCAAACCTGCCGAAAGATCCATCTCATTCTCATCCTCTACCCCGCTCCCCCACCTCTAGCTCTTCTCAACGCATGGCACCCTTGCTTTCTCCACCCTCCTCTCTTTTTCTTCCAGTGCCACCCACTCTCAGTTGCCTTCCCCATTCCTATGCCTGAACGCCAGCTATCTAGTATTTATTATTCCCCAACCATCCCCtcttctctcccatctctttccctgcttctacgTTCCTTGCTTTCTCTTGTTTCTCCTCCTTTCCCGATCTCCTATTTTCTCCAGTCTGTTGTTCCTTTTGAttactgtgtttttaaaaaaaaaacaaaaaaaaaacacgtattgattttttttgaggtttttctCTTCAGTCCCAGCAGATCACCCCTCATTTGGCCCTCCAGGTCCTGTTACAGTTTGACAAAGCAATCAACAACGCCTTGGCCCAGAGAGTACGCAATCGTGTTAACTTCAGGGTGAGCTCATGTGCAGTTCTTTCTGTGTTTTTCCATCTTGCTTTGTTGATTATCATCTTGGCCTATTcttgttggaatttaagagaatgggagggggatctcattgaaaggttttgaatgttgaaaggcatgtagAAAGTTTATTGATGTGCACACAATACACAACACATAATACATGTATacatcaggatataaaataaatgcaTCTACAtagtttggaataatttacttgttcCACTTGTATGAGACCCAAGGTCATCAATCTCACATCCTGCAGAAAGGATCCTGATTtttatattgtccattatacactccaaggaactttgtgctctctgcGGCGGAGCCATCGGTGTGTATTGGAGAGTGgtcgaccttcatcctcctgcagCCCACAAGCATCTCCTTTGTCTTTGCTTTTGTTTTCACGCCAAGATCCTGCTGTACGTAAGGCATTCCCCACCCTGCCAACCAGACGTCAGGGTCTCATCATCCTGGACATCGATGATTTTCTCCTTCATTTGTGCCTAGCTTGCAAATTCCACAACATCCTTGGTAAAGAAGAATGTCCACCCATTGGCAAGTATATTTCTGAACCTTCCTTGTGTTTATGGCGCTGGTTCAAATTTTATTTCGGATAAAagtttaattttataatttttttgtaattctttctaACTTAATTTTCTTTATTCTGGTAATTGTTTATCTCtactttaaatatttttcagAACAACAGAAATGGAGTAGGAGTCTATTTCTTTTAAACAGAGCATAATTTAGAACATAGAAGCAGGCCTTCTGGCCCATCAAGACTGCTCAGTCATTCAGATCGTTGTTGATCCGGCCGTGGACTCGTATTCTCCAAGACTATCCTTATCTCAGATACATTCAATGTGGTGGCCTTCACCGTGGCCtcaagcagagaattccacagcttCACAACTCTAGGAGAAGCAGCTCCTCGTGATATCTGCTTAAATCTCCAGCACCGCATCTTGAGGcaacataccctgcctctcataatctgcttccaccatGCTTTCTGGCAACAAACTCCAGGTCTTGACAGCTTGCTTTGTGAAAATGGTTTCTCGCAGCCATTTATTCAGTTACCAATTGAATTTAAGATGGAATGCACTTGAATTTGGCAGCACTGCTGAGAAAGTTCGCAAGAACAATCCCTTGAATGAAGCTGGCCCACGAAGAAAAGTTGTGTAGATGCACTCGGTGCAAAAGAGGGAAATGAGAGGGACCTTCTTGAAAATTAAGATTTGAAGGTGGCTCAAACAGATAGATAAGAAATTACTCCTTGTGCAGGAATTCCTGAATGGCTCATACATAACGACTgcacttcatcgactacagctcagccttcaataccattattccttcagagcTGGTCAAAAAGgtacaaattctaggcctctgtaccctcccccccccccccccccccttgcaactggattcttggcTTCCTCTTTGGAAGAtcatagtcagtatgaattggggaaaaaaaagtccctcctctctgattatcaacacaaggatgagtgcttagcccactgctctactcattttacacccacgactgtgtggccaggcacaattccaatgctgtgtacaaatttgccgatgacaccacagttgtcagcaaaatcacaaatggcaatgaggaagcgtacaggaggaagatagatcaattttaagtggtgtcacgccaacaaccttgcgctcattaTTAGTGAAaccagggagatgattgtggacttaaggaggaagtcaggggaacccgacccagtcctcattgagggctcaatcATGGAGAGGGGCAAGAAATTCAAATTTTTGGGTATtaacatctttgaggatctgtcctggagccttcatgtgtATGagatcataaagaaggctcgcaagcaggctatactttgtgaggtgtttgaggagattccgtatatcactgaagactctcgtcaacttctacaggtggaccgtggagagcattctggctggttccatcactgtctaatatggaggcgccaactctcaggacaagaataaactccagagggttgttaactcagcctgcaacgtcacaggcaccagacttcactccattgtggacatttacatgaggcggtgtcctactaaagcagcctctatcctcaaagaccccccaatcACCCAGtgttgccctcttcactctgctgccatcgggaaaagtgtacaggagcctaaagacgagcactcagaggcttccccgctgccatccgattcctgaatgatcaatgaaccaaagtcactgccttacttttggtgcactgtattaaaaaaaaggtattgttgtaaggtggttttatatgtatttttacactgtgatgttgctgcaaaacaacgggacttgttcatgacaataaattcttattctggaTGAGAACTTCTCTCAGCTGAATCCTTTTTTTGGAAATCACTGCACAATATTTCTGGAGGATGAGTTGAATTATTTAAGGACTCTCTCTTGCACTTTATCTTTTCCTCTCTGATTTGCcagttcagtttgtttacatatctttatttgtttaggtttttttgcatgaccagtaAGTGGTGACTCtgctttgcccacaggaaaaagaatctcagggttgtatgtgatgtcacgtttgtactctatgacaataaatctgaaactagTCGAGCTGAGTGTCGTGGGGAGTAATAAAAAAAGTAGATTAGATCagttatgatcttattgaaaggaAGAACGTGATTGCGAGGCCATGCGGCAAATCGCTTGAATTTGTATGCCATTGTTCTTCATGTGACTGGATGTATAAAGTACTCTGCTGTTGCTCAGCCCTCCTCTCACTGCCTGCTTGCTCATTCCAATCGAAGACCTTTGGACTCGCTTTTTTAGTTGCTGGCAGTTTGTTTCTGATTCTTTGCTCCTCGTTGATATCTCTGTTGATCTTTCTGTATTGAGATTGGGTTTTTAAGCTCATTTCGCATGTTCTCAGGATGTTCCCAGTCAATCTTGTTTGAACCGTCTTGCCCGTCAGTCCTTAATTCCACTTGACATTGGGCCGGCACATTGAAAACTCCTGAAGTCTTTAATTTCACTTTCAATGGGGTGACACAAGTTAGCATAGtgtttagtgcaatgctgttacagctgtctgtaaggagtgttacggagtccagaggaccccaaacaccagcagtaatagatatgcaccacaacacagggttacttaaacaaaagtagtttttaattaattttacaaattaattttaccactctaatactaagcacagatgtgtgtaatgtgtatataagtttggaaaagttctttggttcacagtccaatctcactgcttgcaggcaattcttgtactgtgcacagaagttagcattaataaagttcaccaggctttgatgcttaacaggcaaatggttaccactcaagagggttctggttggttttctttgagagattccttttgttccaggacatccgcacctgattcctttctaatcagtcttgctgacgaaacttgcccccttcagggttctccagatgatcttctttctttcagaccgccagtcttctcctttgaccaggcagccttccaaattttgccagcttgtccctctgcaaccgatttctctgtctctccttctctctcagctccctccctctcccaaaaCAAAGCTGGTCTCCCCGCctccaaagatcacatgctctccctggCACTGAATGttactttgttgctttctgcaaaaaaaaaagcctctgcaaaagtcctgcaaaaattctgtgtttttaaagtgtttgtgtgcaacctggtCTAACAATTcttcccaagccacctctaaatactttgACACAGGagcttctatgttctccctgtgtctgaatggctttcctctgggtgctccggtttcctcccacctttcaaattgtactgggggtgggaggggttgtaagttaattgggcataattaggtggcacaggctcatggtcaTGCtagctgtctaaatttaaatctactGCCTGTCcttttccacagccaattcaatCCTTGCACCAAGATCTTAATTGTTTGATCATAAGATggcaagacattggagcagaaacagGTGATTCAGCCTGTCGTGTCGGCCCTGCCACTAATTCATTTTAccgctcagccccactgcctggtttTCTGCCCATAACCTTCGATGCCATTATTAAccatttttattttggttttgaCAATGGATTGCTAAGGGTTggtttgtaggtgcagcaggcaATCAAGAAGGCGAaaggaatgttgaccttcattgctagaggattgGAAGTTGGGAGTAGGGAggctctgctgcaactgtacaaggtactggtgaggccacatctggagtactgcatgcagttctgatctccttactggctttggaggtggtgcagaggaggttcaccaggttgatttcagaattgagggggttagcctgcgaggagagattgagccgtctaggactgtactcgctggaaattagaagaatgagagagaatcttatagaaatgtataaaaattaTGAAAGCTCAGGTACATTATGATAAGGTAGGtaagtttccattggtgggggagactagaaccagaggacagcctcaagattcagggtagtaaactTAGGGCAGATATTAGGAGGAACTGCTTCCCAAAGGGTGGTctctggaattcgctgcccattgaagcagttgatgcgacctcagtaaatacatttacGACAAGGTTGGATAATTTTATTTTacatagtaggagaattaagggatatggggaaaaggcagggaggtggaggtgagcctgtcatcatattagccatgatctcattgaatggtggagcaggcttgatttggctggatggccgactcctgctcccatttaaaatgttcttgtCAATCACTcagattaaaataatttattttgggcCAGTGGTTTATTACTCTAAATTGTAATATGTGAACTGTTttgtggtttttatttcaaagGGCTCCTTGAACACGTACCGATTCTGTGATAACGTATGGACATTTGTCTTAAATGATGTTGAATTTCGAGAGGTTACGGAACTCGTGAAAGTGGACAAAGTGAAGATTGTAGCTTGTGATGGCAAAAGTGAGTTGGGCTTTGATGACAAAGCTTTACCTGTTTTGAatactttaattttattttaaaagtaacTATGTTGTGATTTAGTATAATGCAACTTGtgatttaaattacattttttgctCAAGTTCACAGGTACTGAAACTTAATTTCTAATATGAAATATCTGTATGTGTGTGCTGGGTAACTGAGTTTTAATTGTCATATATAATTGCATAATTGTCGattccatgtaaaagttgacaccCCGACCCCGGCCATTTCTGGCCCTGGCCACCCGCCCATCAGAGCTTCCAACACCACaaacgatgcaggtacttactaGATTAAAAATTGCatgtgtgtaatagtcaaccACCCCActtaattttaccctaaaaattggtccacaaaatttgaccatTAAATGGGTATATATGATATTTGTCGTCCTTGTCATAAGATTTTCCCTGGCAACGGGAATCAGGTTAACAGCGCACAGTTCCTTGCTTTCTCCCGATGTCTTTTAAATAAGTATAATATTTGCTGGTTAATGTGCTCTTGAACCCACGTAGAATTGAGTGAAATTTGGACCATGCCAATCAATTCTCCCATGAGTTACCTTTTTAGGAACCCAAGATTGGAGATGGCTAGAGATTTTATCTGTCCTCGAACTTGTAATTTGCCTCGCACCGTCTCATACAATGTGAGAGAAAGAGTTGTAAACTGGAAGGCATTCCCAATAAATCAGTGCTCAGACTACAGTTTTCTTAAGCTGTGTCTCGAGTTGGATGTGGGCGCCGAGGGTAAAACTTCAAAATTTAGTAAACGATGAGGACAGATTGCATAAAACTAGGCCGGCAGACTGATCAGGCTAGTGGCATATTGAACTTGATACAGAAGTGGGCGAATACAAATCAAAAGGCAGAATTCTGCAGGAGTTAAATAATTCTGCAAGGGTTTCTGAACTGAGCTCTTATTGAATGACGCATGATCGAGAGGATGAATGACCtgctatttatatatttttagtacCAATGCTGAAAAGAAAAGTCACTGAGGGGATTAGTTCTGAAGGATTTAGGAAAACGGTACCTCTTCGATGGCAGTATAGATGGTTTTTCTTGTGCTTCTGTGGTATCCAAATAACAGGACTCTAGGTTTGTAGAGCTGTTCTTAAAATACCAGAAGGAATAAGAGCTGGAATGGCACATTGAGCCTCTTTGCTATTCGATGAGACCATGGCTTATCTGAACTTGTCACCATCCCAGTTGCTCTCCATCACCCTTGACTCTCCCCCTGTAGTCAAAATCTGCCTCAACCTTGAATGTATGAAATACCTTTGATTCTAGTGGGTCAGAGAATTCTAAGTGTTCATGATCCACTGCAGATACTCCTCATTGTATCAAATGAACATCTTATTCTGAAACCATGTATCATGCTTCCAATCTCCTCCTTGAGGGGGAATGTTTTCTTACCATCTTACTTGCAAATTCCCATCCAATCATGTTTATTCAAACTCCACTTGAGCATAGACTTGTGTATTCCAAGAATTTGTTTTGTATCGTTGAACACCAATGCCCTACTTGTAGGTCTAAACCTGAACTTCCTCTCGCCAACCATTCCGACTACGACGTGTCTGTCCTCTGGCTCACCCCATTGttagggtgaggccaaatgtaaacttgaggaatatCTCATCAATTTCTTCTTAAACATGACAATATCGATGCTTCTAATTTTAGGGAATCCTCATTTTCATTTCAAAGtttgaagttcagatttattgtcagatcacatacaaccctgagattttttttcctgagggCCAGACAGAATTGCTACTTAGCAggagtgcaaaaataaaatgtactcca
Encoded proteins:
- the gtf2a2 gene encoding transcription initiation factor IIA subunit 2 isoform X1 yields the protein MAYQLYRNTTLGNSLQESLDELIQSQQITPHLALQVLLQFDKAINNALAQRVRNRVNFRGSLNTYRFCDNVWTFVLNDVEFREVTELVKVDKVKIVACDGKNEMESIWTCLGETPLFSFLV
- the gtf2a2 gene encoding transcription initiation factor IIA subunit 2 isoform X3, whose protein sequence is MAYQLYRNTTLGNSLQESLDELIQSQQITPHLALQVLLQFDKAINNALAQRVRNRVNFRGSLNTYRFCDNVWTFVLNDVEFREVTELVKVDKVKIVACDGKNTGSNATE
- the gtf2a2 gene encoding transcription initiation factor IIA subunit 2 isoform X2, with protein sequence MAYQLYRNTTLGNSLQESLDELIQVLLQFDKAINNALAQRVRNRVNFRGSLNTYRFCDNVWTFVLNDVEFREVTELVKVDKVKIVACDGKNEMESIWTCLGETPLFSFLV